Proteins found in one Streptomyces sp. CB09001 genomic segment:
- a CDS encoding GntR family transcriptional regulator encodes MPPTDRIRDHAGQGATTVAAHRTRRRLRADRARQLADLLRRQLLDDAFPDGTLPHEDTLATDYDTTRNTVRQALDLLRAEGLVARQPGIGTVVVARKYAHGLDRLMGLAETLHEHGRVTNEVRTTVPVPAPGPVAERLRVPPGADVLYVERLRRLNGVPLSLDLTYLPLDIGTALLGADLENTDVFRLLESVTGRPLGHAEITLEAVTADAHSAAVLEAPRGTAVLMLERLTHLADGRPVDLEFVRFRGDRIAMSGLLHRSL; translated from the coding sequence ATGCCGCCCACCGACCGCATCCGAGACCACGCCGGCCAGGGCGCGACCACCGTCGCCGCCCACCGCACGCGGCGCCGGCTGCGCGCCGACCGGGCCCGTCAACTCGCCGACCTGCTCCGCCGCCAACTCCTCGACGACGCCTTCCCCGACGGCACCCTCCCCCACGAGGACACCCTCGCCACCGACTACGACACGACCCGCAACACCGTCCGCCAGGCACTCGACCTGCTGCGCGCCGAAGGCCTGGTGGCCCGGCAGCCCGGCATCGGCACGGTGGTTGTGGCCCGCAAGTACGCCCACGGGCTGGACCGTCTGATGGGCCTCGCGGAGACCCTGCACGAACACGGACGCGTCACCAACGAGGTCCGCACCACGGTCCCCGTCCCGGCCCCCGGCCCGGTCGCCGAACGCCTTCGCGTCCCACCCGGCGCCGACGTCCTCTACGTCGAGCGCCTGCGCCGCCTGAACGGCGTGCCCCTCTCCCTGGACCTCACCTACCTCCCCCTCGACATCGGGACCGCCCTGCTCGGCGCCGACCTGGAGAACACCGACGTCTTCCGGCTCCTGGAGTCCGTCACCGGCCGGCCACTCGGGCACGCCGAGATCACCCTGGAGGCCGTCACCGCCGACGCGCACTCCGCCGCCGTGCTGGAGGCTCCGCGCGGCACGGCGGTCCTCATGCTGGAACGGCTCACCCATCTCGCCGACGGCCGCCCCGTCGACCTGGAGTTCGTCCGCTTCCGCGGCGACCGCATCGCGATGAGCGGCCTGCTGCACCGTTCCCTGTAA